One region of Wyeomyia smithii strain HCP4-BCI-WySm-NY-G18 chromosome 3, ASM2978416v1, whole genome shotgun sequence genomic DNA includes:
- the LOC129726459 gene encoding COX assembly mitochondrial protein homolog, with product MANTFGDANHGTNTIGLNQGGPHGLGDPNDRRLRKVEIEVLIPKIMRERAKTEKCVEEVRQFEVCCKDTGILMTIKCQTENKALKACSLKWYNDEQFKAECREIYLEERAEYRRTGLPKKFRNLDL from the exons ATGGCTAACACATTTGGCGATGCAAACCACGGAACCAATACCATCGGTTTGAACCAAGGCGGCCCACATGGATTGG GAGACCCCAACGACAGACGTCTTCGGAAGGTCGAAATCGAGGTCCTCATCCCGAAGATTATGCGTGAACGAGCCAAAACAGAAAAGTGCGTAGAGGAAGTGCGACAGTTCGAGGTATGCTGCAAAGATACCGGCATTTTAATGACGATAAAGTGCCAAACAGAAAACAAAGCACTTAAAGCCTGCTCGCTGAAATGGTATAACGACGAACAGTTTAAAGCGGAATGTCGCGAGATATATCTGGAGGAGCGAGCAGAGTACAGGAGAACTGGCTTACCTAAGAAGTTTCGAAATTTGGACCTGTAG
- the LOC129726456 gene encoding tRNA-splicing endonuclease subunit Sen2 — translation MKQRPQFVHKPKPFTPGYLASIDPLPVRSASGAVKFVGTFTGLSVEVNDPEAIKQLALAGCFGQGTRSRSFPASIHTSHVETVLERQLERRHEWQQKYNFHSRNESGKELRVIGEEVEEMLSNGTLHFRELEEDHAKHEIDPFSVTENLSLLLEETIFLAEKLNCLEVKSLDGEVLTTDRLLVTFCSLKKNFLSSYVSYLYLRSKNWIVKSGLKFGGDFLLYKKGPQYFHASFIVLIQPYQNGQKMSEEEHYLDNYDFQCFNRIAETTAKELLILEVHYPTDVDAADPKACLGQLQHFKVSETFPKHFNLSVLRSNQ, via the exons ATGAAACAACGTCCACAGTTTGTTCATAAACCAAAACCCTTTACCCCGGGTTATTTGGCCAGTATCGACCCACTTCCGGTGCGGTCCGCTTCGGGTGCTGTCAAATTTGTTGGAACATTCACTGGCCTATCGGTGGAGGTGAATGATCCGGAAGCTATCAAGCAGCTTGCGTTGGCCGGCTGTTTCGGACAAGGCACTCGGTCTCGATCGTTTCCCGCTTCTATTCACACTTCCCATGTGGAAACGGTGCTAGAGCGGCAACTAGAAAGACGTCACGAATGGCAGCAGAAATATAACTTCCATAGTCGCAATGAAAGTGGAAAAGAACTGCGAGTGATAGGAGAGGAAGTAGAGGAAATGCTGAGCAATGGAACTCTTCATTTCAGAGAGCTTGAAGAGGATCATGCGAAGCATGAAATTGATCCTTTTTCGGTTACCGAAAACCTTAGTTTGCTGTTAGAAGAAACGATATTTCTTGCGGAGAAATTGAATTGTCTTGAGGTGAAATCATTGGATGGCGAGGTTTTGACCACCGATCGGCTACTGGTCACATTTTGTTCACTCAAAAAGAATTTTCTGTCATCATATGTTTCATACCTTTACTTGAGATCGAAAAACTGGATCGTCAAAAGTGGACTGAAGTTCGGAGGCGATTTCC tCCTTTACAAAAAAGGTCCACAGTATTTCCATGCTTCCTTCATTGTCCTAATTCAACCGTATCAGAACGGTCAAAAGATGTCCGAAGAAGAGCATTATCTAGATAATTACGACTTCCAATGTTTTAATAGAATAGCTGAAACTACCGCCAAGGAATTACTAATATTGGAAGTTCACTACCCTACTGATGTAGATGCAGCTGATCCCAAAGCGTGCTTGGGACAATTGCAGCATTTCAAAGTTAGTGAAACATTCCCGAAGCATTTTAACCTATCTGTGCTTCGCAGCAATCAGTAA